The window ACCATGGAACTGCAGAAAAAAACTAAAATCTTCTGCTGAACTGACTGGATTGAAGTAGAATCGAGATCATCCCTGCTAGTTGATCTTATAACAGAGCCCATCTTCAATACCCATGTCCCTCCATAGACCCTCCTACCAGCTGCATTAGATGGTAGATTAGCTTTGTTAGACGGTCATGTCAAGGGGAGAGtgttaactctgtgtgtgtgtgtgtgtgtgtgtgtgtgtgtgtgtgtgtgtgtgtgtgtgtgtgtgtgtgtgtgtgtgtgtgtgtgtgtgtgtgtgtgtgtgtgtgtgtgtgtgtgtgtgtgtgctggttggGTTAGAGGAGGCTACCTGTACTTCATCCTCTTACAACAACACTACATGTTCACAGAGACTAATTCAATCATCTTTCCATTTGTGTATGTTTTAGCAATACATGGACTTGACGCTCTGTAGCAAGGAGTTGATTTGAttgtgtgtacagtaccagtcaaaagtttggacacgcctactcattccagggtttttctttagttgtactattttctacattgtagagtaatagtgaagatatcaaaactatgaaataacacatatggaatcatgtagtaaccaaaaagcaaatcaaaacatatttggtatttgagattcttcaaagtagccaccctttgccctgatgacagctttgcacactcttggcattctctcaaccagcttcatgaggtagtcacctggagtgcatttcaattaacaggtgtaccttgttcaaagtgaatttgtggaatttctttccttaatgcgtttgagccaatcagttgtgttgtgacaaggtaggggtggtatacagaagtatATTTGGTATACAGAAGCTGGTATTTGGTATACAGAAGCTGGTATTTGGTagaagaccaagttcatattatggcaagaacagctcaaataaacaaagataaacgacagtccatcattactttaagacatgaaggtaagtcaatgcggaacatttcaagaactttgaaagtttcttcaaatgcagtcataaaaaccatcaagcattaTGATGAAACTGATGAACTGGCTCtcctgaggaccaccacaggaaaggaagactcagagttacctctgctgcagaggatcaggtcattagagttactagcctcagaaattgcagcccaaataaatgcttcacagagttcaagtaacagacacatctcaacatcaactgtttagaggagactgcgtgaatcaggccttcatggtcaaattgctgcaaagaaaccactattttaaggacaccaataagaagaagagacttgcctgggccaagaaacatgagcaatggagattagaccggtggaaatctgtcctttgttctgatgagtccaaatttgagatttttgattccaaccaccgtgtctttgtgagattcagagtaggtgaacggatgatctccgcatgtgtggttcccaccgtgaagcatggaggaggaggtgtgatggtgtgggggtgctttgctagtgacactgtctgtgatttctttagaattcaaggcacacttaaccagcatggcaccgacagcattctgcagcgatacgccatcccatctggtttgtgtttagtgggactatcatttgcttttcaacaggtcaatgacccaacacacctccaggctgtgtaagggctatttgaccaagaagaaaagtgctggagtgctgcatcagatgacctggcctccacaatcacccgacctcaacccaaatgagatggtttgggatgagttggacggcagagtgaaggaaaagcagccaacaagtgctcagcatttgtggaaactccttcaagactgttgaagctgattgagagaatgccaagagtgtgcaaagttgtaatcaaggcaaagggtggctacttttaagaatctaaaatgtaaaatatattttgatttaacacttttttggttactacatgagtccatatgtgttatttcatagttttgatgtcttcactattattctacaatgtagaaaatagtaaaaaataaagaaatacccttgaatgagtaggtgtccaaacctttgactggtactgtatgtgtgcatgttagtgtgtgtgtgtctgagcactATGAGCTTCCTTTCTTAGGCAGTCAGTCTCTCCATTACATTAGTCAGTCGGCTGGTAGCGCATTGATTAAATGTCATTAACAGTCCAACTCAATAGCTCACATCTGACACTAAGATCAATAGCCTTCGTGGCAATTTTTCAGATCAGCTTTTCAGAAATCTCAAACTTGAGTCAAAACTCACCCTTTTCCACCACCTCCTAGTGGTGTCTTATGATACTGCTCCCTAATGGTATAATACTGCTCCCTAGTGGTGTCTTATGATACTGCTCCCTAGTGGTGTGTTATGGTACTGCTTCTCTGTAGCTCACATAATTGGTTGCGTTTGgttggtgcgtgggtaaaatccctgtggaagccaagccagtaaaaaagccatattccaacctatgttgtgataattgtgttatTTTCTCTATAACCCATTCGTTCATATGCCACCATGATATACAATAAAGCCGAGACAACAAAAAGACAAAAGTCACACAGCGGCGGAATAAATTCAACTACACATTAGTTttttttcatcacaaaaccagagagcaacatattgcatgtaacaaacagttacatgacccaCAGCATGGTCAGCCAGGCATGTTTTAGACAGTTTACTAAATAACTACTGATTTAGAACCGCAGAGTTGCCGCAAGTCAGCATAAAGACAACAGGAGCACTGCCTCTGCTATTCTAGCACCATTTACACTTAAACATTATCAAATCAACTAGGCTATAATACAGTGAAAACAAACTTAAAGATAACAAAAattatttagtccaatcaatctTGCTAtatatcatgtggctgtccatggtactgatttctttctgtgtgtgtgtgcgcgtgtaagTAAAAATTTTGACTCATCCTACTTGTAGACCAATGCCATCCACCTCTCTTTCATTTTGGCAAAATGGTCTATCGCTTTGTCATACAGTATGCTTTAAGTTTTTGTTATCataggctacctagctaaaatatcttgctagcctaacttccttgcatgggcaacaatgaaccagctaagttagctagctagttaacgtgagCCTAGTCTAcatctaggctacatattgaacttaatttgtctcaggccagtggcacaatatattaatttatggttagatcagaatcaCCTTCATAATCATACAGAGaatgtacagagaattaagtcaaaACCACAAGTTCAAATCCCCATCTCCGTCCATGTCTTAGGAAAAGGttgatttagcaagctagctactacaggacaacaacaaaaacagaccagaaacagaaacgtaaaaaataaataaaaatgtttgcgttgaatgtgatttgattggtgtgaagccaaatccaaactgccGTCCCTTGGGGGGTGTTTTACTGTGCCAGGACAACCCAAAGTTGAGCTCAGCtgaacgctgattggctaattattttatactttttttatcaagggaagccaaatgcttgctggcatcaatcaatcaaatgttatGGCGGCatactcttttggtccagacagcatcaaatacatgggctacacatactgagacagtgGGGTGCTGTTTCCCTTGCTCGGATGACTTTTCCGGTGAGATTCAGCTGCTTGCAAATTGAAGGgaaattatgaaaacacagagagacgaaagataaatTATTTTATCCTTTTTATTTTTGAATTTGTCAGATATTTGGGGAAgccttcccttggcatccatgaatacacacaacTGGTTTGGTTTAGTTTGAATTGACCCCAACATTTATGGGACAGTTCATTGTGTGTGGTGTAGACATTGGATAGCAGACACACACAATAGCAACATTATATTTCAATCACAGAACACAAAAGTGTTAATCCTACAGGAAACACACTGAAACATACATATAGTAGTTAGTCATGGGAGTGTAGAAGTGTCATAACCGACTGTCATACTAACATTGTTAGCATTCATTATCATATACTTTATCTCTTTCCATCGGACTTTATCTGTCCCTAACTCTATcgtcctctatcccccctctctctttgtgtgtgtactGGTATGTTTGTGCATGCTTGTAAccctgtgtgtatgtttgtgtgtgtgtttgtttgtgcgtgcgtgtgtacctTCACAGTCGTTCATGTCACCTCGTTATCCTGGTGGGCCCAGACCTCCCCTTAGAATACCTAATCAGGTAAGATCACTGATGCACAGACACGCTCCTCAGGCTAAAATAGGATATGGAGCCTCATCTTCTTTATTTCCCTTCACTTATATCTGCTTCTCTTTATATCTTATTTGACTACATTATATTGTCTTGTCTTACCCTCTTTGACCGGGTTTGGACATTATTGTGTGTATAGCCCCTTAGCTTTAGTGTATGTTAATGATTTTGTGTTATATtctgtgatgatgatgacgatttCGTCTCAGGCAATGGGGGTCCATGGTAACCAGCCTATGCTACCCAGCGGAATGGACCCCACAAGACAGCAAGGTGtgtgtcacacatacacaccacagactcttactcacatacacacacatacaaggacTGCGAGCTGATGGCGCTCTGTTTTTTTCAGGGCATCCAAATATGGGCGGGCCCATGCAGCGAATGACTCCACCCAGAGGGATGGTCCCTCTTGCGCCACAGGTATGTGATTGGATGAAATCTCCAGGTTTGCATAAGTTTAAACTCCTTCTGTAACATTAGCGTATGTTTGGTTGTTTGTGTTTGTAGGTGGGTGAATATATTTGTTTTTATGTGTGGTAGTATTTCTACTCTCCACCTGTGGATCCTGTTTGATTTGTGTACATTAATTTACAGTAGTTTGACCTTTGACCTTGGGTTTCTCTTTTCCAGAACTACGGTGGAGGGATGAGACCTCCTCTAAATGCACTTGTCGGCCCTGGGATGCCTGGCATGAACATGTGAGCACTCTGTCatcaatacacacaaacacatacacacacacatacagtgcattcggaaagtattcagaacccttgactttttcacattttgttacgttatagctttattctaaaatgtattatagttttttgtcctcatcaatctacacacaataccccataatgacaaagcaaaaacaggttaagaaacttttgctaatttataaaaaatatataaaaaactgaattatcacatttaccataagtattcagaacctttactcagtactttgttgaagcacctttggcagtgattacagcattgagtcttcttgggtatgatgctacaagcttggcacacctgtatttggggagtttctcccattcttctctgcagatcctttcaagctctgtcaggttggatgcggAGTGTCTCTGCACAACTATTTTCcggtctctccggagatgttcgatgaggttcaagtccggactctggctgggccactcaaggacattcggagacttgttccgaagccactcctgtgttgtcttggctctgtgcttatggttgttttcctgttggaaggtgaaccttcacccccgtctgaggtcctgagcgctctggagcaggttttcatcaagcatctctctgtactcagctaggttcatctttccctcgatcctgactagtctcccagtccctgccgaaaaacatccacacagcatgatgctgccaccaccgtgcttcaccgtgaggatggtgccaggtttcctctagaagtgacgcttggcattcaggccaaagagtttaatcttggtttcatcagaccagagaatcttgtttctcatggtctgagagtctttaggtgtcatttggcaaactccaagcaggctgtcatgtgccttttactgattgGTTGTCCTTCtttaaggttctcccatctccacagaggcactctagagctctgtcagagtgaccatcgggttcttggtcacctttctgaccaaggcccttctcccccgattgctcagtttggccgggcaatcagctttaggaagagtctgtgtggttccaaacttcttccattaaaagaatgatggaggccactatgttcttggggatcttcaatgctgcaaaaatgttttggtaacctttcccagatctgtgccttgacacaatcctgtctcagagctctacagacaattcattcgacctcatggcttggcttttgctctgacatgcactgtcaactgtgggaccttatagacaggtgtttgcctttccaaatcatgtccaatcaattgaatttaccacaggtggactccaatcaagttgtagaaacatctcaaggatgatcaatagaaataggatgcacctgaactcaatttcgagtctcatagcaaagggtctgaatacagtaaataaggtatttccgttTTTCCCCAAAaacttttttcactttgtcattatggactaTTATGTGTGGATTCCCTAGGATTTtttactttaaaaatatatattttagaataaggctgtaacgttaaaaaaaaaaaggaaaaagtcatggggtcaatactttccgaaggcactgtacatttgtatttattttatttttatttaaccttttatttaactaggcaagtcagttaagaacaaattcgtatttacaatgacggcctaccccggctaaacctggatggcgctgggccaattgtgcgcctccctttatacatacacacactacacacaaaaacatgtgcacacacgcatgcgcgcacacgcacacacaatgaACAGACACAGCACTGTAAACATACAATCCACACCATCCTTTAACTCTTCCCCCCAAAGGATGTGGTTACGCAAGAGTTCTATAAAAACAATATTTCCTCAATCCCTCACTAGATACGATCACTACCCTCAGAGCTGATTATGATTGGATGTGctgtcctctcttcctttctctggcCTCTAAATGATGTGTTCTTGCCAATACTGTTGACGGGAAATAGAACAACCCAGGACTGTGTAAGAACAGAGTGAactaaaatgtgtgtgtgcgtgtgcgtgtgcgtgtgcgtgtgtgtgtgtgtgtattttaggGGACCTGGTGGGGGTAGACCTTGGCCAAATCCTCAAAACGCCAACTCAGTGAGTAACCAGAAAAACAAACTTTAACACAACCACCAAGACAGATACCTAAATAAACCACAATAACAATAAAACAGcaaatatatctatatatttttttaaacatacatTTCCTGAAGAGAGGATTTGAATAAAGAGAAATGTtattttctcattctctctctctttgtctgtctgtagaTCCCCTATTCCTCTGCGTCTCCGGGGAGTTATGTGGTATGTATATAGTATGACCCTCTGTATAGTATGACCCTGTATAtactattcttatttacattattgtgttcttcttatttcttatttttatatcttgtgtttttgttctaccctGTTATTTTTGgcattacattgttattgataactgcattgttgggattAGGGCTAGCAagaaaagcatttcactgtacttgagcatgtgacattaaaacttgataCTTGAAACTATGTGACTGGAAGTTGGTTGTATGTATTTGCCTGTTAGTTACAAGACAGTATATAGTGTATTGTCTTTATAGATATTAGGAGCATTGTATTGTTGGTGTGCAGTTGCTGTGAGGCATTAATCTCCCAATTATCAACTCTCATTTTAGGGTCCGCCGGGAGGAGGGGGGCCACCTGGTACTCCAATAATGCCCAGCCCagcaggtagtgtgtgtgtgtgtgtgtgtttgggggccTTGACCTGAGTGGGGCTAATGGATGTATGTGTGGGGTTAGACATGGATGCATTCACAATGTTACAAACTGACTTCAGCGATTTGGTCTGTGAAACAACTTAACTGTATATATCTGGCCTAAAGTGTGACTTTACCTGAAGTCAGTTGCCTATTTGGCTTATAGTATGTTAAAGTTTCTAGTGGGTACTTAACCtgaggggatgtgtgtgtgtgtgtatatgtatactgtatgtatgagtTGTTTACACTGTGTTTCCTGTCAGACTCGACTAACTCCGGTGACAACATATACACCATGATCAACACAGTCCCCCCTGGTGGAAACAGACCAAATGTAAGACAACTTAACcatcattatgtgtgtgtgtgtgagtgtgcgtgcgtgcgtgtgatttAACTGTTTAATACTGTTTGCTTGTGTTTTGGACTTAGTTTCCAATGGGTGCCGGTGCAGACGGTCCAATGGGAGGGATGGCAGGAATGGAGCCACATCACATGAATGGATCGCTAGGTAAaacttagggctctattcaatttgTCAAGCTGAAGCATTTATGGagcgtttaccatgaatgcagtctctaaagcaggaacattgcctttaaatttcaatcacgctatGAAGCTGAATAGAACCctttaacagacacacacacacactttgagctTGTTCTTAACTCACTACACTAGTCTTTTGAAGGGCAACTTGATGTGTGTTACTGAGACTGTATAGTAGTAATGCCCTTCTCTCTCCCAACTACCCAGGGTCTGGTGACATGGATAGCCTCCCTAAGGTAGGAGAAGACTCCAACCCAACCCATACCATTAGTCATTTGCACCAATCAATTATCAGGCAGAATTTTGTAGTGATTTGTATGTGGTTGAAATATTGGTACTACCGTTAATGGTTAATCTACCCTATTTCGTATGTATGGTATACAGatagaaatataatctattaTCTATGTTGTGTGATTGGTCCTGATCAGAACTCTCCTGGTAGCCTGAGTATGAGTAACCAGCCGGGGACCCCCAGAGATGACGGCGAGATGGGGGGCAACTTCCTCAACCCCTTTCAGAACGAGAGCGTGAGTCCATACCCGCACCCACAGAAGTTATTCCAAGGGCCAGCGACACAAATTTTAGCAGTAGGACTAAAGATTATCTTTACCAACTTTCAAAATGAACATTAGCCTACCAACTCTACATTTTTTACATGGTGTTGATAATAAATATTAAAGGGCATGGACACTGAAAGGCCCCATTACCAACACAATGTTTCACCAACCACCTCAGGTGTGTGCAGGGGAATTTCAGTGTGTGTACCTTATTTGTTCATACCATAAAAAGTGATGTTTGGCTTCATAAGAGTATTGATAATATTTACATAACCCCctttgtccatctctctctctgtagtattCTCCAAACATGACGATGAGTGTGTGAAGGCTCCGCCAACTGGTCAGTTAGTGGTATGGATTGGTGGATGAGACAGGACGTGATGTCATCTATGCCCAGTGGCTCTTCCTCTCTGTGCCCTCCCTACCAGGACAGTGGACCCAGGCCTCGTTCTCCCCCTGGCCTTTCTCGATCTGTGTTTGTTCTCTTCTTCTGTTTCCTCTCACTTTTACACTTGTGACCTTCTGCTTCGTTCATCACCTACCATCAGAGACTGTATGAAAGGACTCTCCATTCTAACAAACCAGGAAATAAAAATCCCTGTATATTTATAAATGTATGTCACTGTGCATACTCTCAGTCATGCTAACACAGAAAGATGTACCATGCTCCACCATCTTGTGGAAAAGACACTGAAAACCCTCAAGTGTAAAGAAATCTGAGCGGATAGCTTTCTGGCCTGTCTCCCCACGTGCATTCGTTATGAGTCTTGAGATTCGATGGGCATGATGGCAACCACGGTCTATGATTGGATGAATTATATTGAGATGACAACTTCAGTCTCATTGGATATACAACAACCTGGGATAAAGCCTATTTAATGGTATCCTCCGTCTCTCATTGGATGAAGATTATGGCAACCACAGTCTTTGATTGGAGAGGGGTGACAGCTTCAGTGATATGAGATCTTTGTCCCAAAGTGAACATTCaccaatgttttttttgtttcacCTCCATACACTAGAATCTGATgtgctatagagagagagagagagagcgagagagagatcattcAGTACAGTATGGGCCATGTTTTCAATTTCGTTTTTTATTGGTTGGTTGATTTTGTTTGGCGTGGTGAATGGTTTGAGAATGTACTCCTGCTTGTTGAGTTGTACACGGTGTAAGTGTACTGGCTAGAGAGTACTGTAAGGTCACATCTTATCATTTACTGGGAGCAATGTTCATCCTTATATCTATGTCTTGACTACGTGCATCAACACTTAAA is drawn from Salvelinus fontinalis isolate EN_2023a chromosome 4, ASM2944872v1, whole genome shotgun sequence and contains these coding sequences:
- the LOC129853731 gene encoding single-stranded DNA-binding protein 2-like, producing MYAKGKSNNVPSDSQAREKLALYVYEYLLHVGAQKSAQTFLSEIRWEKNITLGEPPGFLHSWWCVFWDLYCAAPERRETCEHSSEAKAFHDYSAAAAPSPILGNLPPGEGMPVGPVPPGFFQSFMSPRYPGGPRPPLRIPNQAMGVHGNQPMLPSGMDPTRQQGHPNMGGPMQRMTPPRGMVPLAPQNYGGGMRPPLNALVGPGMPGMNMGPGGGRPWPNPQNANSIPYSSASPGSYVGPPGGGGPPGTPIMPSPADSTNSGDNIYTMINTVPPGGNRPNFPMGAGADGPMGGMAGMEPHHMNGSLGSGDMDSLPKNSPGSLSMSNQPGTPRDDGEMGGNFLNPFQNESYSPNMTMSV